Proteins from a genomic interval of Candidatus Didemnitutus sp.:
- a CDS encoding DUF1851 domain-containing protein, translated as MEVLLKAIAEGWNWKLGEPVEIVATNVFGNAIVKNAAGHYFRIMPEEWSCELIAGSAADLERTMQSAEFVHDWEMKRVVALAERAQGPLADGQVYCLVIPGILGGKYSEENIRKIGLREVLAYCGDMAHQIEDVPDGSQVKIVLKE; from the coding sequence ATGGAGGTCTTACTCAAAGCAATCGCCGAAGGCTGGAATTGGAAGCTCGGTGAGCCCGTCGAGATTGTCGCAACGAACGTCTTTGGGAATGCGATCGTGAAAAACGCGGCTGGGCACTATTTCCGGATTATGCCCGAAGAGTGGTCGTGCGAGCTGATTGCTGGCTCGGCGGCGGATCTTGAGCGAACAATGCAGAGCGCGGAATTTGTCCACGATTGGGAGATGAAGCGTGTCGTTGCGCTGGCGGAAAGAGCGCAGGGCCCATTGGCAGATGGCCAAGTCTACTGTCTCGTCATTCCCGGCATTCTTGGCGGCAAGTATTCCGAAGAGAACATCCGGAAGATTGGTCTACGTGAAGTCTTGGCTTATTGCGGCGACATGGCGCACCAAATCGAAGATGTGCCGGATGGATCACAAGTGAAGATCGTCTTGAAAGAATGA
- a CDS encoding response regulator has translation MSGPINQSPSILIVDDEPIVLGALKETLERERYQVVSCSSPIKALAILEERDFAVIISDQKMPEMLGLDFLIESRRFRPHASRILITAVLSLPTIVDAINKGEIFRFVAKPWLREELLATVRNAIQRHDLVTHNEALMAQTQQLNAQLMMANSQLEKQVAALEQKRQSLDAANQELGARYESSLELCRRILTAYDPTLGGQAKALVEFASKMADNGPFTDAEKHALKSAAWLCDLGLIGVSRELLRTFRTNPAQLTDRERGTLHNHPIYSQTLAALVDPRPEVGEVIRAHHENFDGTGFPDGLAGKIIPWPARCLAVAVGFVESSAPKQSTIDAILARSGTKFDPEAVRLFLKVTQLVHLPRQVREILLDELEPGMVLATGIYSPHGLLLIGEGQALGPATIAKIRDHNNIAPISQRLLVYS, from the coding sequence ATGTCCGGTCCGATCAACCAGTCACCTTCCATCCTGATCGTCGACGACGAGCCGATCGTCCTTGGCGCATTGAAGGAAACGCTCGAACGCGAACGCTACCAGGTCGTCTCCTGCTCCAGCCCCATCAAGGCCCTCGCGATTCTCGAGGAGCGCGATTTCGCCGTCATCATTTCCGACCAGAAAATGCCCGAGATGCTCGGCCTCGATTTCCTGATCGAGAGCCGCCGCTTCCGTCCGCACGCCTCGCGCATCCTCATCACCGCCGTCCTCTCCCTTCCGACCATCGTCGACGCGATCAACAAGGGCGAAATCTTCCGCTTCGTCGCCAAACCCTGGCTCCGCGAGGAACTCCTCGCCACCGTCCGCAACGCCATCCAGCGCCACGATCTCGTCACCCACAACGAGGCACTCATGGCCCAGACCCAGCAGCTCAACGCGCAGCTGATGATGGCCAACAGCCAGCTCGAAAAGCAGGTCGCCGCCCTCGAGCAGAAACGCCAGAGCCTCGACGCCGCCAACCAGGAGCTCGGCGCCCGCTACGAAAGCTCCCTCGAACTCTGCCGCCGCATCCTCACCGCCTACGACCCCACCCTCGGCGGCCAGGCCAAGGCCCTCGTCGAATTCGCCTCCAAGATGGCCGACAACGGCCCGTTCACCGACGCCGAGAAACACGCGCTCAAGTCCGCCGCGTGGCTCTGCGACCTCGGCCTCATCGGCGTCTCGCGCGAGCTCCTCCGCACCTTCCGCACCAACCCCGCGCAACTCACCGACCGCGAACGCGGCACGCTGCACAATCACCCGATCTACAGCCAAACGCTCGCCGCGCTCGTCGACCCGCGCCCCGAAGTCGGCGAAGTCATCCGCGCGCACCACGAGAATTTCGACGGCACCGGTTTTCCCGACGGACTCGCCGGCAAGATCATCCCGTGGCCCGCGCGCTGCCTCGCCGTCGCCGTCGGCTTCGTCGAATCGTCCGCGCCGAAGCAGTCCACGATCGACGCCATCCTCGCGCGCTCCGGCACAAAGTTCGACCCCGAAGCCGTCCGCCTCTTCCTCAAGGTCACGCAACTCGTCCACCTCCCGCGCCAAGTCCGCGAAATCCTCCTCGACGAACTCGAGCCCGGCATGGTGCTCGCCACCGGCATCTACAGCCCGCACGGCCTGTTGTTGATCGGCGAAGGCCAGGCCCTCGGCCCCGCCACGATCGCGAAAATCCGCGATCACAACAACATCGCCCCGATCTCGCAGCGCCTGCTGGTCTACAGCTGA
- a CDS encoding chemotaxis response regulator protein-glutamate methylesterase, with protein sequence MTAPKKIRVLIVDDSAVVRKLASEALAADPEIEVVGTAIDPYMARDKLKELSPDVLTLDLEMPRMDGLTFLRLLMERRPMPVIVMSSLTQRGSEYALEALRLGAVDVLGKPSGSFSFGNLGPQLIAKVKTAAMARVRPLPPSTDTAPIAHAASTPPVAAPAPKPVRYVPALTPAVAKTRIDPARLRQLDPRAIILLGASTGGTEALRDVLTRLPGDLPGIAIVQHIPATFSKAFADRLNSLCQLEVREAVDGDRLTPGLALIAPGNFHMMLQWAGDGYRVRVVDGPPVWHQRPAVDLLFKSAADCGAAPRAVAGILTGMGKDGAEGLKKLREKGATTFAQDEASCVVYGMPKAAWECGAAQIQIALERIAPYLVGRCEAAPHPAAVPVLSG encoded by the coding sequence ATGACCGCACCGAAGAAAATCCGCGTGCTGATCGTCGACGACTCCGCCGTCGTCCGCAAACTCGCGAGCGAAGCCCTCGCCGCCGATCCCGAGATCGAAGTCGTCGGCACCGCCATCGATCCCTACATGGCGCGCGACAAGCTCAAGGAACTCTCGCCCGACGTCCTCACGCTCGACCTCGAAATGCCGCGCATGGACGGCCTCACGTTCCTCCGCCTGCTGATGGAGCGCCGCCCGATGCCGGTCATCGTGATGAGTTCGCTCACGCAGCGCGGCTCCGAATACGCCCTCGAAGCCCTCCGCCTCGGCGCCGTCGATGTCCTCGGCAAGCCCAGCGGCTCGTTCTCCTTCGGCAACCTCGGCCCGCAACTCATCGCCAAGGTCAAGACCGCCGCAATGGCCCGCGTGCGCCCGCTGCCGCCGTCCACCGACACCGCGCCGATCGCCCACGCCGCCTCGACGCCGCCGGTCGCCGCGCCCGCGCCCAAACCCGTCCGCTACGTGCCGGCCCTCACGCCCGCCGTCGCGAAAACCCGCATCGATCCCGCGCGCCTCCGCCAGCTGGACCCGCGCGCCATCATCCTCCTCGGCGCTTCCACCGGCGGCACCGAGGCGCTGCGCGACGTGCTCACCCGCCTGCCCGGCGATCTCCCGGGCATCGCGATCGTGCAGCACATCCCGGCGACCTTCTCCAAGGCCTTCGCCGATCGCCTGAATTCCCTCTGCCAACTCGAGGTCCGCGAAGCCGTCGACGGCGACCGCCTCACGCCCGGCCTCGCGCTCATCGCCCCCGGCAACTTCCACATGATGCTCCAATGGGCCGGCGACGGCTACCGCGTGCGCGTGGTCGACGGTCCGCCCGTCTGGCACCAGCGCCCCGCCGTCGATCTGCTCTTCAAGTCCGCCGCCGACTGCGGCGCCGCCCCGCGTGCCGTGGCCGGCATCCTCACCGGCATGGGCAAGGACGGCGCGGAAGGCCTGAAAAAGCTCCGCGAGAAAGGCGCCACCACCTTCGCCCAGGACGAAGCCTCCTGCGTCGTCTACGGCATGCCCAAAGCCGCCTGGGAATGCGGCGCCGCCCAAATTCAAATCGCCCTCGAGCGCATCGCTCCCTATCTCGTCGGCCGTTGCGAAGCCGCCCCTCACCCCGCCGCCGTTCCAGTGCTGAGCGGCTGA
- a CDS encoding protein-glutamate O-methyltransferase: MRDSEFDFIRTLVYERSRIQLGPDKRELVAARLGKRLRATKTDSIGHYCDLLKSGQAEEELAHLIDAISTNHTFFFREIAHFDFLRSHIVPEMLARHRTERWSQFYVWSAASSSGEEPYSIAMTLAEALPRTSGWNWRIEGTDISHRILEKARNAIYRDDIVAKLPAATIKTYFQRGIGPQEGNYRVRSEIRSQVNYQHLNLLEGEPPFKEPFQVIFCRNVMIYFDRPTQEELVNKLTRRLVPGGYLLVGHSESLTGIKHSLQLVKPAIYRKPLKP, encoded by the coding sequence ATGAGGGACAGCGAGTTCGATTTCATCCGCACGCTCGTTTACGAACGCAGCCGCATCCAGCTTGGCCCCGACAAACGGGAGCTGGTCGCGGCGCGCCTCGGCAAACGCCTGCGCGCCACCAAGACCGACAGCATCGGCCACTACTGCGACCTGCTCAAATCCGGTCAAGCCGAGGAAGAGCTCGCGCACCTCATCGACGCCATCTCGACGAACCACACGTTCTTCTTCCGCGAGATCGCGCATTTCGATTTCCTGCGTTCGCACATCGTGCCCGAGATGCTCGCGCGCCACCGCACAGAGCGCTGGTCGCAATTCTATGTGTGGAGCGCCGCCAGCTCGTCCGGCGAGGAGCCCTACTCCATCGCCATGACGCTCGCCGAAGCCCTCCCGCGCACCAGCGGCTGGAACTGGCGTATCGAAGGCACCGACATCTCGCACCGCATCCTCGAGAAAGCGCGCAACGCCATCTACCGCGACGACATCGTCGCCAAACTCCCCGCCGCCACGATCAAGACCTACTTCCAGCGCGGCATCGGCCCGCAGGAGGGCAACTACCGCGTGCGCTCCGAGATCCGCTCCCAGGTCAACTACCAGCACCTCAACCTCCTCGAGGGCGAGCCGCCGTTCAAGGAGCCGTTCCAAGTCATCTTCTGCCGCAACGTGATGATCTATTTCGATCGCCCGACCCAGGAGGAACTCGTCAACAAACTCACGCGCCGCCTCGTCCCCGGCGGTTACCTGCTCGTCGGCCACAGCGAAAGTCTCACCGGCATCAAACACTCGCTCCAACTCGTCAAACCGGCGATCTACCGCAAGCCGCTCAAGCCATGA
- the flgB gene encoding flagellar basal body rod protein FlgB, which translates to MVDPIFQSANYTVARKLLDAAALRQEAIAANIANAETPGYRRLDVSTDFSEQLKASLKTGELDRAAELKPKLAEDTHARAVRPDGNTVEIEHELLAMNKNSAEYEFLSEVVSRNIKQLKLAITGRQA; encoded by the coding sequence ATGGTCGACCCCATCTTTCAATCCGCCAACTACACTGTGGCCCGGAAACTCCTCGATGCGGCCGCCCTGCGCCAGGAGGCGATCGCCGCCAACATCGCCAACGCCGAGACGCCCGGCTACCGGCGGTTGGACGTGAGCACGGATTTTTCGGAGCAGCTGAAGGCCAGCCTCAAAACCGGCGAACTCGACCGCGCCGCCGAGCTGAAGCCCAAGCTCGCCGAGGACACCCACGCGCGCGCCGTGCGCCCCGACGGCAACACCGTCGAGATCGAGCACGAGTTGCTCGCGATGAACAAGAACTCCGCGGAATACGAATTCCTCAGCGAAGTCGTCTCCCGGAACATTAAGCAGCTGAAGCTCGCCATCACCGGCCGCCAAGCCTGA
- the flgC gene encoding flagellar basal body rod protein FlgC, whose amino-acid sequence MDLIPGIQVTSGALAAQRMRLDIVAQNIANAQTTRTAEGGPYKRQIVSFETELVKRTGGASLTTVRIGGVQNDKSPGQQVYNPQHPDAGPDGLVTMPNVNLAYEMVDLITASRAYEANLSVAKNSRNLALKTLEIGK is encoded by the coding sequence ATGGACCTCATCCCCGGCATCCAAGTCACCTCCGGCGCGCTCGCGGCCCAGCGCATGCGCCTCGATATCGTCGCGCAGAACATCGCCAACGCCCAGACCACGCGCACGGCCGAGGGCGGCCCCTACAAGCGCCAGATCGTTTCCTTCGAGACCGAGCTCGTGAAACGCACCGGCGGCGCCTCGCTCACCACCGTCCGCATCGGCGGCGTGCAGAACGACAAGTCGCCCGGCCAGCAAGTTTACAACCCCCAGCATCCCGACGCCGGCCCGGACGGCCTCGTCACGATGCCCAACGTCAACCTCGCCTACGAAATGGTCGACCTCATCACGGCCTCCCGCGCCTACGAGGCCAACCTCTCCGTCGCCAAGAACTCGCGCAACCTCGCGTTGAAGACGCTCGAGATCGGCAAGTAA
- the fliE gene encoding flagellar hook-basal body complex protein FliE, with product MSPVGSVYSSLVPQAMARAEALREKQAATGALATLPDGMRTAAPTSNGFSEMLGGLVNTVDSKQVEANQLTQKVLLGETDQLHQSVIAMQEAGVAFSLMVEVRNKLVESYQELMRMQV from the coding sequence ATGTCTCCCGTCGGCTCCGTCTACTCCTCCCTCGTTCCCCAAGCCATGGCGCGCGCCGAGGCGTTGCGCGAGAAGCAGGCCGCCACCGGCGCCCTCGCGACGCTGCCCGACGGCATGCGCACCGCTGCGCCGACCTCCAACGGCTTCAGCGAAATGCTCGGCGGTCTCGTCAACACCGTGGACTCGAAGCAGGTCGAGGCCAACCAGCTCACGCAAAAAGTCCTCCTGGGCGAGACCGACCAGCTCCACCAATCCGTCATCGCCATGCAGGAAGCCGGCGTCGCGTTCTCCCTCATGGTCGAGGTGCGCAACAAGCTCGTCGAATCCTACCAGGAGCTGATGCGCATGCAGGTGTGA
- the fliF gene encoding flagellar M-ring protein FliF, producing the protein MKNFAASLLALWQQLGLNQRVSLVVAALGVIGGMIALVMWSRRPDYQLLYARLAEKDATAIISELQTRNIPYQITAGGSAVQVPSDQVYKLRMDLAAKGLPSGDGVGFEIFDKGQFGLSDFVQRTNYLRAIQGELARTITQLQGVRAARVMIVQPENRLLLTDNGVRSTASVFVDMGGGRLETDQVNAIRHLVANAVQGLTPDTVAVVDNRGRVLSEELKQDPTLGNASSQMRYKQQVEDYLSKKVETMLGAVIGPGNAVVRVSADIDTESTTQMQEKFDPDGQVVRTQTITEDNSNSAETRTNGGATGVSANVPEKTVAAEAAKPVNTTEQSRKNRTTAYEINRTTTNITRNPGTIKNVTASVMIAPRLVPPPAGSPAGTQPTQQKRTPEELTALRQVVVNALGLKAAPGQELDSIVALQELPFAVEPVAETVSAIQSETRMQGWIEVASRWAAVAGAAIVLLVFLRLLSKQKPETVPVEVFAMPPDIAARQLQNGSAITPDMLNQLIRQKPANIGTALRDWVANPPAAKN; encoded by the coding sequence ATGAAAAACTTCGCCGCCTCCCTGCTCGCCCTCTGGCAACAGCTTGGCCTCAACCAACGCGTCTCCCTCGTCGTCGCCGCTCTCGGCGTGATCGGCGGTATGATCGCGCTCGTCATGTGGTCGCGCCGCCCCGACTACCAGCTGCTCTACGCCCGCCTCGCCGAGAAGGACGCCACCGCCATCATCAGCGAGCTCCAGACGCGCAACATCCCTTACCAAATCACCGCCGGCGGCAGCGCCGTGCAGGTGCCGTCCGACCAAGTCTACAAGCTCCGCATGGATCTCGCCGCGAAGGGCCTCCCGAGCGGCGACGGCGTCGGCTTTGAAATCTTCGACAAGGGCCAGTTCGGCCTCTCCGACTTCGTCCAACGCACCAATTACCTCCGCGCCATCCAGGGCGAACTCGCCCGCACCATCACGCAACTCCAAGGCGTCCGCGCCGCCCGCGTCATGATCGTGCAGCCGGAAAACCGCCTCCTCCTCACCGACAACGGCGTGCGCTCCACCGCCTCCGTCTTCGTCGACATGGGCGGCGGTCGCCTCGAGACCGACCAGGTCAACGCCATCCGCCACCTCGTCGCCAACGCCGTCCAGGGGCTCACGCCCGACACCGTCGCCGTCGTCGACAACCGCGGTCGCGTGCTCTCCGAGGAACTCAAACAGGACCCGACCCTCGGCAACGCCTCCTCGCAGATGCGCTACAAACAGCAGGTCGAGGATTACCTTTCCAAGAAAGTCGAGACCATGCTCGGCGCCGTCATCGGGCCGGGCAACGCCGTCGTCCGCGTCTCCGCCGACATCGACACCGAGTCCACGACGCAGATGCAGGAAAAATTCGACCCGGACGGCCAGGTTGTCCGCACGCAGACCATCACCGAGGACAACTCCAACTCCGCCGAGACCCGCACGAACGGCGGTGCCACCGGCGTGAGCGCCAACGTCCCCGAAAAGACCGTCGCCGCCGAAGCCGCCAAGCCCGTTAACACCACCGAGCAATCGCGCAAGAACCGCACCACCGCTTACGAGATCAACCGCACCACGACCAACATCACGCGCAATCCCGGCACGATTAAAAACGTGACCGCCTCCGTGATGATCGCGCCGCGCCTCGTGCCGCCGCCCGCCGGTTCGCCCGCCGGCACGCAGCCGACGCAGCAGAAGCGCACGCCAGAAGAACTCACCGCGCTCCGCCAGGTCGTCGTCAACGCCCTCGGCCTCAAAGCCGCGCCCGGCCAGGAACTCGACTCCATCGTCGCGCTCCAGGAACTGCCCTTCGCCGTCGAGCCCGTCGCCGAGACCGTCTCCGCGATCCAGAGCGAGACGCGCATGCAGGGCTGGATCGAAGTTGCGTCGCGCTGGGCCGCCGTCGCCGGCGCCGCGATCGTGTTGCTCGTCTTCCTCCGCCTCCTCTCGAAACAGAAGCCCGAGACGGTCCCGGTCGAAGTCTTCGCCATGCCGCCCGACATCGCCGCCCGCCAGCTCCAGAACGGTTCCGCGATCACGCCCGACATGCTCAACCAGCTCATCCGGCAGAAACCGGCCAACATCGGCACCGCGCTCCGCGACTGGGTCGCCAACCCGCCGGCCGCCAAGAACTGA
- the fliG gene encoding flagellar motor switch protein FliG, which translates to MADIDFTKLNRQQKLAVFLICIGPEAAAEVLKQFDDAEIELLCREMSTFTMIPEATQKQAMEEFSTIVASSVGSALGGLPFAQRTLEIAKGDYKAQSIIGRVGPVAGSSVEIISDIAEMEGRQIFNLIKHEQPQTISFVLSYLDPAKSAEVFALLSPDLREEVVERLGTIESTSLDLVGKIVRSLGKHFDTKVRTAFHRSGGVRAVAGLLNSLDKDMSKNLLARIEERNATLGAAIRKKLFSFEDLNRLAAADLQRVLREVDSSNLAISMKSASESLRDKIYAGLSKRAAEGLKEEIELLGPVRLKDVEAAQDVIIQAVRRLEEEGQISLDSESQALVA; encoded by the coding sequence ATGGCCGACATCGATTTCACCAAGCTCAATCGCCAGCAGAAGCTCGCCGTCTTCCTGATCTGCATCGGACCAGAAGCCGCCGCCGAGGTGTTGAAGCAATTCGACGACGCCGAGATCGAGCTCCTCTGCCGCGAGATGTCGACGTTCACCATGATCCCCGAGGCCACGCAAAAGCAGGCCATGGAGGAGTTCAGCACGATCGTCGCCTCCAGCGTCGGCTCCGCGCTCGGCGGCCTGCCGTTCGCGCAGCGCACGCTCGAAATCGCGAAGGGCGACTACAAGGCCCAGTCGATCATCGGCCGCGTCGGCCCCGTCGCCGGCAGCTCAGTCGAAATCATCAGCGACATCGCCGAGATGGAAGGCCGCCAGATTTTCAACCTCATCAAACACGAGCAGCCGCAGACGATTTCCTTTGTCCTCTCGTATCTCGACCCGGCGAAATCCGCCGAAGTCTTCGCGTTGCTCAGTCCCGATCTGCGCGAGGAAGTCGTCGAGCGCCTCGGCACCATCGAATCCACCTCGCTCGACCTCGTCGGCAAGATCGTCCGCTCCCTCGGCAAGCACTTCGACACGAAGGTGCGCACCGCCTTCCACCGCAGCGGCGGCGTCCGCGCGGTCGCCGGCCTGCTCAACTCGCTCGACAAGGACATGTCGAAGAACCTCCTCGCCCGCATCGAGGAGCGCAACGCCACCCTCGGCGCCGCCATCCGCAAGAAGCTCTTCAGCTTCGAGGACCTCAACCGCCTCGCCGCCGCCGACCTCCAGCGCGTGCTCCGCGAGGTCGATTCGAGCAACCTCGCCATCTCGATGAAGTCCGCCAGCGAATCGCTGCGCGACAAGATCTACGCCGGCCTCTCCAAGCGCGCCGCCGAAGGCCTCAAGGAGGAAATCGAACTCCTCGGGCCCGTTCGCCTCAAGGACGTCGAAGCCGCGCAGGACGTCATCATCCAGGCCGTCCGCCGCCTCGAGGAAGAAGGCCAGATCTCCCTCGATTCCGAATCTCAAGCCCTCGTCGCCTGA
- a CDS encoding flagellar biosynthesis protein produces the protein MGYAKLIAFDRPLAAAVLPGQGRIYTETEVAAKCEEAYRRGVDSARALADQQMVEFRADMGQLSEGVLHKLSAIEPSLVAQLRDALPALAVDIAHRLLAGYEPPVETIERLCREALEQLFPEREGLELSLAPRDAELLTALNPDWVKRYPGLQIRVDGTLRPGDCLVRSRFGLTDARQETKLAALSHSLTGA, from the coding sequence ATGGGCTACGCCAAACTCATCGCCTTCGACCGCCCGCTCGCCGCCGCCGTGCTGCCTGGCCAAGGACGCATCTACACCGAGACCGAGGTCGCTGCGAAATGCGAGGAAGCCTACCGCCGCGGCGTCGACTCCGCCCGCGCGCTCGCCGACCAGCAGATGGTCGAGTTCCGCGCCGATATGGGCCAGCTCAGCGAAGGCGTCCTGCACAAACTCTCCGCCATCGAACCCTCGCTCGTCGCGCAACTCCGCGACGCCCTCCCGGCCCTCGCCGTCGACATCGCGCACCGCCTCCTCGCCGGCTACGAGCCGCCCGTCGAGACGATCGAGCGCCTCTGCCGCGAAGCCCTCGAACAGCTCTTCCCCGAGCGCGAAGGTCTCGAACTCTCGCTCGCTCCGCGCGACGCCGAGCTGCTTACCGCGCTGAATCCCGACTGGGTGAAGCGTTACCCCGGTCTGCAAATCCGCGTCGATGGCACGCTCCGCCCCGGCGACTGCCTCGTGCGCTCCCGCTTCGGCCTCACCGACGCCCGTCAGGAAACCAAGCTCGCCGCCCTCAGCCACTCCCTCACCGGCGCATGA
- a CDS encoding FliI/YscN family ATPase: MNATVAPLVDVLRTQVKHLPAVQRVGAVTGVAGLIIESEGPNVGLGELCNVRSPRTDFTVRAEVVGFREHRVLLMPLGDTSGLHVGCEVAAADRPPLPRPGPELLGRVLDALGRPFDEGGLLPVDRTERDHTPPHPLRRQRIKEALTTGVRVLDTFTPIGRGQRLGIFAGSGVGKSTLLGMIARGCSADVVVIALVGERGREVREFLEKDLGPEGLKRSVVVVATSDTPAPLRLRAAFTATSIAEAYRDQGKNVMLMMDSVTRFAMAQREIGLAIGEPPATRGYTPSVFALLPRLLERSGAGENGAITALYTVLVEGDDMNEPVADAVRGILDGHLVLSRQLAHFNHYPAVDVLESVSRLTRDVCTPEEVEFAAKAREHLALYRKNEDLISIGAYQKGANAALDQAITLHEPLRKFLRQGVHEHTARAESFKLLRKILVP, translated from the coding sequence ATGAACGCCACCGTCGCACCGCTCGTCGATGTGCTCCGCACGCAGGTCAAGCACCTGCCGGCGGTGCAGCGCGTCGGCGCGGTCACGGGCGTCGCCGGTCTCATCATCGAGTCCGAAGGTCCGAACGTCGGCCTCGGCGAACTCTGCAACGTCCGCTCGCCGCGCACCGATTTCACGGTCCGCGCCGAAGTCGTGGGTTTCCGCGAACATCGCGTGCTGCTCATGCCGCTCGGCGACACGTCCGGCCTGCACGTCGGCTGCGAAGTCGCCGCCGCGGACCGTCCGCCGCTGCCGCGCCCGGGTCCGGAGCTGCTCGGCCGCGTGCTCGACGCGCTCGGTCGTCCGTTCGACGAGGGCGGCCTGCTGCCCGTCGACCGCACGGAGCGCGACCACACGCCGCCGCACCCGCTGCGCCGTCAGCGCATCAAGGAAGCGCTTACGACCGGCGTGCGCGTGCTCGACACCTTCACGCCGATCGGGCGCGGCCAGCGCCTCGGCATCTTCGCCGGCTCCGGTGTCGGTAAGTCCACTTTGCTCGGCATGATCGCGCGCGGGTGCTCGGCCGATGTGGTCGTCATCGCGCTCGTGGGCGAGCGCGGTCGCGAAGTCCGCGAGTTCCTCGAAAAAGACCTCGGTCCCGAGGGTCTGAAGCGCTCCGTCGTCGTCGTCGCCACTTCGGACACGCCCGCGCCGTTGCGTCTGCGCGCGGCGTTCACCGCGACATCGATCGCCGAGGCGTATCGCGACCAGGGCAAGAACGTCATGCTGATGATGGACTCCGTGACGCGTTTCGCGATGGCGCAACGCGAGATCGGCCTCGCCATCGGCGAGCCGCCCGCGACGCGCGGCTACACGCCGTCGGTCTTCGCGCTGCTGCCGCGTTTGCTCGAGCGCTCCGGCGCCGGTGAGAACGGCGCCATCACCGCGCTCTACACCGTGCTCGTCGAAGGCGACGACATGAACGAGCCCGTGGCCGACGCCGTGCGCGGTATCCTCGACGGACACTTGGTGCTCTCGCGCCAGCTCGCGCATTTCAATCACTACCCGGCGGTCGACGTGCTCGAATCCGTCAGCCGTCTGACGCGCGACGTCTGCACGCCCGAAGAAGTCGAGTTCGCCGCCAAGGCCCGCGAGCATCTCGCGCTCTACCGCAAGAACGAGGATCTCATTTCCATCGGCGCCTACCAGAAAGGCGCGAACGCCGCGCTCGACCAGGCGATCACGCTGCACGAGCCGCTGCGCAAATTTCTCCGTCAGGGCGTCCATGAGCACACGGCCCGGGCGGAATCCTTCAAGCTGCTCAGGAAGATCCTCGTGCCATGA
- a CDS encoding flagellar FliJ family protein translates to MKRFRFPLRPVAVIRAHKELRAREAFAASVHVYVQAEEVLAATRTRVAELAQTLFADRGGTYLAADAASLFRAYRGECEEEVQAERKVIEARDVMQKRRAEYLDASRQLKVVNKLEEKARAVHRAAALVEDQNAMDDFAGFRSVRRTLFT, encoded by the coding sequence ATGAAACGTTTCCGTTTTCCTCTCCGGCCCGTGGCCGTCATCCGCGCGCACAAAGAGCTGCGCGCTCGCGAGGCGTTCGCCGCCTCGGTCCATGTCTACGTGCAAGCCGAAGAAGTCCTCGCGGCCACGCGCACGCGGGTGGCCGAGCTCGCGCAAACGCTCTTCGCCGATCGCGGCGGCACCTACCTCGCCGCCGACGCCGCCTCGCTCTTCCGCGCCTACCGCGGCGAGTGCGAGGAGGAAGTGCAGGCCGAGCGCAAAGTCATCGAGGCGCGCGACGTCATGCAGAAGCGCCGCGCCGAATACCTCGACGCCAGCCGCCAGCTCAAGGTCGTGAACAAGCTCGAGGAAAAAGCGCGCGCCGTCCATCGCGCCGCCGCGCTCGTCGAGGATCAGAACGCGATGGATGATTTCGCCGGGTTCCGCTCGGTGCGTCGGACTCTTTTCACATGA
- a CDS encoding flagellar hook capping protein translates to MPVSSATSNSAANVGYSDLYNSTGGTARTVTKTLGSDDFMKLLAVQFQQQDPMKPMEDTAFIAQMAQFSALEQNKTMASQITALRADQQLLMGNGYIGRTVTVEDSDGKSVTGVVSALDNDATDGVTLKIGDKSYPLSSVRRIEPTATQQSSTATDGTTA, encoded by the coding sequence ATGCCCGTCTCCAGCGCCACTTCCAACTCGGCCGCCAACGTCGGCTACTCCGACCTCTACAACTCCACCGGCGGCACCGCGCGCACCGTCACGAAGACGCTCGGTTCCGACGACTTCATGAAGCTGCTCGCCGTGCAGTTCCAGCAGCAGGATCCGATGAAGCCGATGGAAGACACCGCCTTCATCGCGCAGATGGCGCAGTTCTCCGCGCTCGAGCAGAACAAGACGATGGCCTCGCAGATCACCGCGCTCCGCGCCGATCAGCAGCTGCTGATGGGCAACGGCTACATCGGCCGCACCGTCACCGTCGAGGACAGCGACGGCAAGTCCGTCACCGGTGTCGTCAGCGCGCTCGACAACGACGCGACCGACGGCGTCACGCTCAAGATCGGCGACAAATCCTATCCCCTCTCTTCGGTTCGACGGATCGAGCCGACCGCAACCCAGCAAAGCAGCACCGCAACGGACGGCACCACGGCCTAA